A section of the Pristiophorus japonicus isolate sPriJap1 chromosome 4, sPriJap1.hap1, whole genome shotgun sequence genome encodes:
- the dio3a gene encoding iodothyronine deiodinase 3a, translating into MNVLKEAVAVFILLPRFLATAFMLWLLDILCIRKQLLSQTRQQTEGNADDPPLCVSDTNRMFTLESLKAIWHGQKLDFFKSAHVGSPAPNPEVVQLEEQRKIRLLDYNRGARPLILNFGSCTUPPFMARLKAFQRVATQYADIADFLLIYIEEAHPSDGWVSTDAPYDIPRHRCLEDRLKAASLMHKENPACLVVADTMDNSSNAAYGAYFERLYVLRNQKVVYQGGRGPEGYKISELRIWLDQYKKQNHNSSTVAIEM; encoded by the coding sequence ATGAATGTGCTGAAAGAGGCGGTGGCTGTGTTCATCCTGCTGCCCCGCTTCCTCGCCACCGCCTTCATGCTGTGGCTACTCGATATCTTGTGCATCCGAAAGCAGCTGTTGTCCCAGACCAGGCAACAGACCGAAGGAAATGCTGATGATCCTCCTCTGTGCGTCTCCGACACGAACCGAATGTTTACTCTCGAGTCCCTCAAAGCGATCTGGCACGGCCAGAAACTGGACTTTTTCAAATCTGCCCACGTGGGCTCGCCGGCTCCCAACCCCGAAGTGGTGCAGCTGGAAGAGCAGAGGAAGATCCGGCTGCTCGACTACAACCGAGGTGCCAGGCCCCTGATTCTCAACTTTGGGAGCTGCACCTGACCTCCATTCATGGCGCGCCTCAAGGCGTTCCAGCGGGTGGCCACCCAGTACGCAGACATTGCAGACTTCCTCCTGATCTACATTGAGGAAGCCCACCCTTCCGACGGCTGGGTCAGCACCGATGCCCCCTATGATATCCCAAGGCACCGTTGCCTGGAAGACCGACTGAAAGCAGCCAGTCTGATGCACAAGGAGAACCCCGCCTGCCTTGTGGTGGCCGACACCATGGACAACTCTTCGAACGCTGCCTATGGTGCTTACTTCGAAAGGCTTTATGTCCTCCGCAATCAGAAAGTGGTGTACCAAGGAGGGAGGGGGCCAGAGGGATACAAGATCTCCGAGCTCAGAATATGGCTCGACCAGtacaaaaagcagaaccacaattcCAGCACTGTCGCGATTGAGATGTGA